From Acanthopagrus latus isolate v.2019 chromosome 22, fAcaLat1.1, whole genome shotgun sequence, the proteins below share one genomic window:
- the hadhaa gene encoding hydroxyacyl-CoA dehydrogenase trifunctional multienzyme complex subunit alpha a isoform X1, with translation MCTEPVIAPTHVSYQLKDDVADIRLNDPTAKMKSEPMEAMGEIWSNGAVMHCLHLRQAWLLHHRSRYQVGLRGASDMVLTGRNFRADKAMEMGLVQQLVDPLGNGRGIKLLCLLTPGLGCEA, from the exons ATGTGCACAGAACCTGTGATAG CTCCAACACACGTCAGCTACCAGCTCAAGGATGATGTGGCAGATATACGACTCAATGATCCAACagccaag ATGAAGTCTGAGCCGATGGAGGCGATGGGAGAGATCTGGTCGAACGGAGCTGTGATGCACTGTCTTCATCTCCGGCAAGCCTGGCTGCTCCATCACCGGAGCAGATATCAA gtgggtCTCCGCGGAGCGTCTGACATGGTGCTGACAGGCAGGAACTTCAGGGCAGATAAAGCCATGGAGATGGGTCTGGTGCAGCAGCTTGTGGACCCTCTGG GGAACGGGAGGGGGATTAAACTGTTGTGCCTGTTAACTCCAGGCCTCGGTTGTGAAGcctga
- the hadhaa gene encoding hydroxyacyl-CoA dehydrogenase trifunctional multienzyme complex subunit alpha a isoform X2, which produces MCTEPVIAPTHVSYQLKDDVADIRLNDPTAKMKSEPMEAMGEIWSNGAVMHCLHLRQAWLLHHRSRYQVGLRGASDMVLTGRNFRADKAMEMGLVQQLVDPLGLGCEA; this is translated from the exons ATGTGCACAGAACCTGTGATAG CTCCAACACACGTCAGCTACCAGCTCAAGGATGATGTGGCAGATATACGACTCAATGATCCAACagccaag ATGAAGTCTGAGCCGATGGAGGCGATGGGAGAGATCTGGTCGAACGGAGCTGTGATGCACTGTCTTCATCTCCGGCAAGCCTGGCTGCTCCATCACCGGAGCAGATATCAA gtgggtCTCCGCGGAGCGTCTGACATGGTGCTGACAGGCAGGAACTTCAGGGCAGATAAAGCCATGGAGATGGGTCTGGTGCAGCAGCTTGTGGACCCTCTGG GCCTCGGTTGTGAAGcctga
- the hadhaa gene encoding hydroxyacyl-CoA dehydrogenase trifunctional multienzyme complex subunit alpha a isoform X3 codes for MCTEPVIAPTHVSYQLKDDVADIRLNDPTAKMKSEPMEAMGEIWSNGAVMHCLHLRQAWLLHHRSRYQVGLRGASDMVLTGRNFRADKAMEMGLVQQLVDPLVALQ; via the exons ATGTGCACAGAACCTGTGATAG CTCCAACACACGTCAGCTACCAGCTCAAGGATGATGTGGCAGATATACGACTCAATGATCCAACagccaag ATGAAGTCTGAGCCGATGGAGGCGATGGGAGAGATCTGGTCGAACGGAGCTGTGATGCACTGTCTTCATCTCCGGCAAGCCTGGCTGCTCCATCACCGGAGCAGATATCAA gtgggtCTCCGCGGAGCGTCTGACATGGTGCTGACAGGCAGGAACTTCAGGGCAGATAAAGCCATGGAGATGGGTCTGGTGCAGCAGCTTGTGGACCCTCTGG TGGCCTTGCAGTAA
- the hadhb gene encoding trifunctional enzyme subunit beta, mitochondrial, whose amino-acid sequence MASMLLSTMRSCPVSPSWAMRIGARSLSTTAQLQAQVQTKSKKSLARPGMKNIVLVEGVRTPFLLSGTTYADLMPHDLARAALQGLLNKTGLPKDAVDYIIYGTVIQEVKTSNVAREAALGAGFSDKIPAHTVTMACISSNQAMTSGVGLIAAGQSDAVVAGGVEFMSDVPIRHSRKMRKTMLSLNKAKTLGAKLSLIGSIRMAHLAPELPAVAEFSTAETMGHSADRLAAAFGVTRVEQDEFALRSHTLAKKAQDAGLLQDVISFKVPGRDIVSKDNGIRPSSMEQMGKLKPAFIKPHGTVTAANSSFLTDGASAVLIMSEEKALAMGYKPKAYLRDFVYVSQDPKDQLLLGPTYGTPKVLERAGLTMNDIDVFEFHEAFAGQIMANLKAMDSDWFGQTYLGRKSKVGAPPMEKFNLWGGSLSLGHPFGATGCRLVTTVAHRLQKEGGQYGLVAACAAGGQGHAMVIEAYPQ is encoded by the exons ATGGCTTCCATGTTGCTGAGCACAATGCGGAGCTGCCCGGTCAGCCCTTCCTGGGCGATGCGGATTG GGGCTCGCTCTCTCAGTACGACAGCCCAGCTTCAGGCTCAGG TTCAGACAAAGAGCAAAAAGTCGCTGGCTCGGCCTGGTATGAAGAACATAGTTCTGGTTGAAGGAGTTCGAACCCCTTTCCTGTTGTCTGGAACAAC atatgCTGACCTAATGCCCCATGACCTGGccagagcagctctgca GGGTCTGCTGAATAAAACGGGTCTACCCAAAGACGCTGTAGACTACATCATCTATGGAACAGTCATTCAGGAGGTCAAAACCAGCAACGTAGCGAGAGAG GCAGCCCTGGGTGCAGGCTTCTCTGACAAGATCCCAGCTCACACCGTCACCATGGCCTGTATCTCCTCAAACCAGGCAATGACCTCAG gTGTCGGTCTGATTGCTGCAGGCCAGAGTGATGCGGTCGTGGCAGGAGGGGTGGAGTTCATGTCCGACGTTCCTATCCGTCACAGCCGTAAGATGAGGAAGACCATGCTGTCCCTCAACAAGGCAAAGACCCTCGGCGCCAAGCTCAGTCTGATCGGCAGCATTCGGATGGCACACCTTGCCCCAGAG CTTCCTGCTGTGGCTGAGTTCTCCACAGCTGAGACGATGGGTCACAGTGCAGATCGTCTGGCTGCTGCGTTCGGGGTCACCCGAGTGGAACAGGATGAGTTTGCTTTACGATCACACACTCTCGCCAAAAAGGCTCAGGATGCCGGTCTGCTGCAGGATGTAATCTCCTTTAAAGTGCCAG GTCGTGATATTGTTTCAAAGGACAATGGAATCCGCCCCTCCTCCATGGAGCAAATGGGCAAACTGAAGCCCGCCTTCATCAAACCTCACGGCACAGTGACCGCTGCCAACTCCTCCttcctg ACCGACGGTGCCTCTGCTGTGCTCATCATGTCTGAAGAGAAAGCCTTGGCCATGGGTTACAAGCCCAAAGCCTACCTCAG AGACTTTGTCTACGTGTCTCAAGACCCCAAAGATCAGCTGCTTTTGGG GCCAACGTACGGCACACCAAAGGTCCTGGAACGGGCCGGTTTGACCATGAATGACATTGACGTCTTTGAGTTCCACGAGGCATTCGCA ggCCAGATAATGGCAAATCTGAAGGCTATGGACTCTGATTGGTTTGGCCAGACGTACTTGGGCAGGAAATCGAAG gtgggAGCTCCTCCCATGGAGAAGTTCAACCTGTGGGGgggctctctgtctctgggtCACCCGTTCGGTGCCACAGGCTGCAGGCTGGTGACCACAGTGGCACACCGGCTgcagaaggagggaggacagtACGGACTTGTGGCGGCTTGCGCTGCTGGAGGACAG gGTCATGCCATGGTGATCGAAGCCTACCCCcagtaa